GCGCGCTGGAGCTGATGAACATCCCCGCCCGCGGCGTGCGTCCGATCGTGCGCACCCTTCCCCGGTCCGGCTACACGGGGCTGCCCGACTCGCTGATCACCTCCGCCGCGCTCGGCCGACACGGCTGGCAACCGGCCCGCGTCGGCTGGTTCCTCGCGGCCGACCGGGCCCTCACCGACGCGCAGTTGGCGACGGCCCAGGACCTGGCCGCCGCTGCCGGGCTCACCATCGAGTCCCGTCGGGAGCAGAGCTCGCTGACCGCGCTGCAGACCGGCGCGACCGGCGCTGGCGTGCTGCTCGCGCTCGGCGTGCTGGCGACGACCGTCGGGCTCATCCGGGGTGAGGCCGCAGCGGACCTGCGGACGCTGACCGCGACCGGGGCACCGAGGCGGGTCCGGCGGACGCTCACCGCCACCACCGCCGGAGCGCTCGCCCTGCTCGGTGCCGTACTGGGCGTGGCCGGTGCCTACCTGGCCCTGGCCGGTGCCCTGCACCGCGACCTCGACCCGCTCGGCGCAGTGCCGGTCGTTCACCTCGTCGCGACCGCCGGTGGGCTGCCGTTGCTCGCCGCGGTCGCCGGCTGGCTGCTCGCCGGCCGGCTGCCGCCGTCGCTGTCCCGCCGGCTCCTGGACTGAGCGCGGAACGCCCTGGGCGCCGCTCGACGCGGCGCCCAGGGTGCCCAGCCTCGCCGACCCCCGTTCAGGCCGCCGGTGTGGCGGTCCCGGTCGCACCGGCGACGCGCTGGTGGGCGCGGATCAGCTCGGCGTAGCGCAGGCCGCTCGCCTTCACCGTCCGGCGCTGGGTGGCGTAGTCCACGTGCACCAACCCGAAGCGCTTGTCATAGCCGTACGCCCACTCGAAGTTGTCCAGCAGCGACCAGACGAAGTAGCCGTCCAGCGGTACGCCCTGGGCCACCGCCGAGGCGCACGCCGCCAGGTGCTGCTCCAGGTGGTCGGTGCGCTCCTTGTCCTCCACCGCGCCTTCGGCCGTGACCTCATCCGGCCATGCCGAGCCGCTCTCGGTGACGATGATCCGGCCCGGCCGGTACTCCTCGTTCACCTCGACCAGCAGTCGCTCCAGCCCCGTCGGGTACATCTCCCAGCCCATCGCGGTCTCCACCGAGCCGGGCACCGGCAGTTGCCGGGCGTACGGCGGCGGCCCGGTCGGGTCGTCGGCCACCACCTGGCGGAAGTAGTAGTTCACCCCGAGGAAGTCGGTGGGTGTGGCGATCACCGCCAGATCGTCGCCGCGCACCGGCGGCTCGACTCCGTACGTGGCGATCATGTCGGAGGGGTAGCCGCGCCCGTGGATCGGGTCCAGCCACCAGCGGTTGACGTGCCCGTCGACGCGCCGGGCCGCCGCGACGTCCTCGGGCCGGTCGGTCGCCGGCTCGATCGGGCTGAGGTTGAGCACCAGCCCCACCGAGGCCGGCCGGGCGGCGTTGGCGCGTACCGCCTGGGTGGCCAGGCCGTGCCCGAGCAGCACGTGGTGTGACGCGTGCACCGCGCGGGTCAGGTCCCGCTCGCCCGGGGCCATCCGCCCCTCCAGGTGCCCGATCCAGGACACGCAGAGCGGCTCGTTGACGGTGTTCCAGTCGGTCACCCGGTCGCCGAGGCGGGCGGCGACCACCGCCGCGTAGTCGGCGAACGCCTCGGCGGTGGAGCGCTGCGGCCAGCCGCCCCGGTCCTGCAGCGCCTGCGGCAGGTCCCAGTGGTAGAGCGTGACGAACGGCCGGATCCCGTCGGCGAGCAGCGTGTCGACCAGCCGGTCGTAGAAGTCCAACCCGGCGGGGTTGACCGCGCCGACGCCGTCGGGCATCACCCGGGGCCAGGCCACCGAGAACCGGTACGCGTCGACGCCGAGCCGACGCAGCAGCGCCAGATCCTCCGGCCACCGGTGGTAGTGGTCGCAGGCCACCGCGCCGGTGTCGCCGTTGTCGACGTTGCCGGGGGTCGCCGAGAAGGTGTCCCAGATGGACGGCGCCCGGCCGTCGACGTCGACGGCCCCCTCGATCTGGTACGCCGCCGTGGCGACACCCCAGAGAAAGTCGGGCGGCAGCTTGGACAAATCCGGCACGGGTACGTTCTCCTCTGGGGTTGGATGACTCACTTGACCGCGCCGGCGGTGAGGCCGGCGACGAAGTAGCGCTGGAGGGCGAGGAAGCCGGCGACGACCGGAATGCTGACCACCAGCGAGGCGGCCATCACCTGGTTCCAGTAGACGTTGAACTGGGTGGAGTAGCCCTGCAGGCCGACGGCCAGCGTGCGGCTGCCCTCATCGGTCATCACCGAGGCGAAGAGCACCTCACCCCAGGCGGTCATGAACGCGTACACGGTGACCGCGACCACGCCCGGCACGGCGGCCGGGAGGATGACCTGGAACAGGATGCGCAGCGGCCCGGCCCCGTCGACCTGCGCCGCCTCGTCCAGCCCGCGGGGGATCGAGTCGAAGTAGCCGACCAGCATCCAGATCGAGAACGGCAGCGAGAAGGTCAGGTAGGTGATGATCAGGCCGGTGCGGCTGGCGTACAGCTCGATGCCGGTGGCGTTGCCCAGGTTGACGTAGATGAGGAAGAGCGGCAGCAGGAACAGGATGCCGGGGAACATCTGGGTGGACAGCACCGTCACCGAGAAGACTCCCCGGCCGCGGAACCGGTACCGGCTGACCGCGAACGCGGCGAAGATCGCCACCGCCACCGAGCAGATCGCCGCGATGCTCGACACCACCAGGCTGTTCACCAGGTAGCGGGCCAGCGGCACGGTGCTCCACATGTCGATGAACGGTTGCAGGGTGGGCCGGCTGGGCCACCAGGTGAAGCCGTTCTGCACGTCCTGCAGCGGCTTCGCCGCGGAGGTGACCATCACGTAGAGCGGGATGACGACGAAGAGGGTGAGCAGGGTCAGCACGATGCGCCGACCCCAGCGCTCACCGGCGGTCTCACGCATGGTCGTCCCTCCGGCGGTTGGTGATCAGCAGGTACGCGGCCGAGACGACCAGCAGGAACAGCAGCAGTGCCACCGACATCGCCGAGCCGGACCCGAAGTCCCAGGTCTTGAAGGAGCTGCGGTAGATGTGGATGGAGATCAGGTCGGCCTGTTCCGGCGCGGAGCCGCCGAAGAGCACGTACGGGGTGTTGAAGTCGTTGAAGGTCCACAGGAACAGCACCAGCAGCAGCACCAGGTTCACCGGCCGCAGCATGGGCAGGGTGACCGAGCGCAGCCGGCGCCAGAACCCGGCGCCGTCGATGGCGGCGGCCTCGTACAGCTCGCCGGGGACGTTCTGCAGGCCGGCCATCAGGCAGAGGAACGCGAACGGCCAGTTGCGCCAGACCGACACCACGAGCAGCGACCAGAAGCTGTTGTCGCCGATCAACCAGAACGGCCGGTCGTCGAGGAGCCCGAGCTGGTCGACCAGCACGTGGTTGACCAGGCCGGTGTCGCGCTGCAGCAGGAAGCTCCAGGTGATCACGGCGGTGTAGACCGGCAGCGCGTACGGGGTGAGGAACAGCGCCCGCAGGATGGCCCGCCCCCGGAACGGCCGTTGCAGCACCACCGCCGCCGAGATGCCGAGCAGCCAGGCGAACCCGACCGAGAGCAGGCTGTAGACCAGCGTGACCCAGAACGAGTGCAGCAGTTCCTTGCCGGCGGCGCTGTTCACATCGAGCGTCGCCCGGTAGTTCTCCAGCCCAATGAAGGGTGCGGTGGACCAGTTGCGGATGTGGAACTGGGTCAGCTCCAGCAGGCTCATCCAGACCCCGACCACCATCGGGATCACGTGGATGGCGAGTTCCAGCACGACGGCCGGGGCGAGCAGCAGGTACGGCAGGAGTGAGCGGCGGGGGCCGCGGGGCCGGCGGGCCGGCCCCCGGGCCGGCGCCCCGGCCCGGGGTTCGCGCTGGTCGGCGTCCGGCGCGGTGGTGCTGGTTGCCATCGGGGTCCTCTCGGAGGCGGTGGCCGTGGCCGGGCTCAGCACCCGACCACGGCCACCGGCGACGCCTGGGTCAGCGCATCTTCTGCTGCGCGTCGGTCAGCTTGGCCTTCACCGACTCCTCGGTGACCGGCTTGCCGCTGGCCGCGTCGGCGAACAGCTCCTTCATCGCGGTGCCGACCAGGGTCTCGAAGGTGCTCTCCTCGGGCACCTGCGGCAGCGGGGCCGCGGTGGTGACCAGGGTCTCCTGGATCGTCTTCTGCTCCACGGCGGTGAACGCCGGGTCGGAGCCCGCGGTCTTCACCGCCGGCAGCGACCCGTACGTGCGGTTGAGGATCGTCTGCTCCTCGTCGCTGGTCATGAACTTCACGAAGCTCAGCGCGCCGTCACGGTTCTTGGTGTGCTT
The nucleotide sequence above comes from Micromonospora sp. NBC_00389. Encoded proteins:
- a CDS encoding carbohydrate ABC transporter permease, coding for MRETAGERWGRRIVLTLLTLFVVIPLYVMVTSAAKPLQDVQNGFTWWPSRPTLQPFIDMWSTVPLARYLVNSLVVSSIAAICSVAVAIFAAFAVSRYRFRGRGVFSVTVLSTQMFPGILFLLPLFLIYVNLGNATGIELYASRTGLIITYLTFSLPFSIWMLVGYFDSIPRGLDEAAQVDGAGPLRILFQVILPAAVPGVVAVTVYAFMTAWGEVLFASVMTDEGSRTLAVGLQGYSTQFNVYWNQVMAASLVVSIPVVAGFLALQRYFVAGLTAGAVK
- a CDS encoding GH1 family beta-glucosidase is translated as MPDLSKLPPDFLWGVATAAYQIEGAVDVDGRAPSIWDTFSATPGNVDNGDTGAVACDHYHRWPEDLALLRRLGVDAYRFSVAWPRVMPDGVGAVNPAGLDFYDRLVDTLLADGIRPFVTLYHWDLPQALQDRGGWPQRSTAEAFADYAAVVAARLGDRVTDWNTVNEPLCVSWIGHLEGRMAPGERDLTRAVHASHHVLLGHGLATQAVRANAARPASVGLVLNLSPIEPATDRPEDVAAARRVDGHVNRWWLDPIHGRGYPSDMIATYGVEPPVRGDDLAVIATPTDFLGVNYYFRQVVADDPTGPPPYARQLPVPGSVETAMGWEMYPTGLERLLVEVNEEYRPGRIIVTESGSAWPDEVTAEGAVEDKERTDHLEQHLAACASAVAQGVPLDGYFVWSLLDNFEWAYGYDKRFGLVHVDYATQRRTVKASGLRYAELIRAHQRVAGATGTATPAA
- a CDS encoding carbohydrate ABC transporter permease, whose product is MATSTTAPDADQREPRAGAPARGPARRPRGPRRSLLPYLLLAPAVVLELAIHVIPMVVGVWMSLLELTQFHIRNWSTAPFIGLENYRATLDVNSAAGKELLHSFWVTLVYSLLSVGFAWLLGISAAVVLQRPFRGRAILRALFLTPYALPVYTAVITWSFLLQRDTGLVNHVLVDQLGLLDDRPFWLIGDNSFWSLLVVSVWRNWPFAFLCLMAGLQNVPGELYEAAAIDGAGFWRRLRSVTLPMLRPVNLVLLLVLFLWTFNDFNTPYVLFGGSAPEQADLISIHIYRSSFKTWDFGSGSAMSVALLLFLLVVSAAYLLITNRRRDDHA